Genomic segment of uncultured Methanobrevibacter sp.:
AATGTTGGATCTTTCGTCATCAGAGACTTTGTCTTTGATTTCTTCCTCATTGATGGTTTTTTCTGCAGTGTAGATCATTGAGTCCGCATTGTTTCTAACTTCAATTTCCTCTTGTTTCTTCTTGTCTGCTTCAGCGTTCATTTCAGCTTCTTTAACTGCTTTTTCGATTTCTTCATCAGTCAATTTGGTAGAAGAAGTGATGGTAATGGATTGTTCCTTACCGGTTCCTTTGTCTTGTGCGGTAACATTGATAATACCATTTGCATCGATATCGAAGGTTACTTCAATTTGAGGCATTCCTCTTGGTGCAGGAGGTATTCCTACTAATTGGAATCTTCCAAGAGTGGTGTTGTCTGCTGCCATTTTTCTTTCTCCTTGAACTACGTGAATGTCTACAGAAGGTTGGTTGTCAGCTGCAGTTGAGAAGATTTGAGATTTTTTAGCAGGAATTGTAGTGTTTCTTTCAATAAGGGTAGTTGATACTCCACCTAAGGTTTCAATACCTAAGGATAATGGGGTAACGTCTAAGAGAACTAAGTCTTTAATTTCTCCAGCGAGTACTCCACCTTGGATAGCTGCACCCATTGCTACACATTCCATTGGGTCAATTCCTCTTTCTACAGGTTTGCCAATGAAGTTTTCCACGAATTTTTGTACGATTGGCATTCTGGTAGGTCCACCAACAAGGATGATTTTGTCAATGTCATTTTTGGTCATTTTTGCATCATCTAATGCTTGTTTGATAGGTTGACCACATTTGTTTACGATAGGATCTACTAATTCTTCTAATTTTGCTCTGGTTAAATTGTTGATTAAGTTGTGAGGTTTACCGTCAGCACCCATGCAAATGAATGGTAAGTTTACTTCACTTGTTAAGGTAGTGGACAATTCGATTTTTGCTTTTTCAGCTGCTTCTCTTAATCTTTGAACTGCTTGGTCATCGTTCATTAAGTCAATTCCGGTTTCAGCTTTGAATTCACTTGCTAAGTAGTTCATTAAAGCATTGTCCATGTCGGTACCACCGAGTTGGGTGTCCCCACTAGTGGATTGTACTTCAAATACTCCTCCACCAAATTCCATAATGGTTACGTCTAAGGTACCTCCACCTAAATCGAATACTAAAATGTTAACGTCATCATCGTCATCTTGCTTGTCGATACCATAAGCTAAACTTGCTGCAGTTGGTTCGTTTACAAGTCTTACTACATCAAGACCTGCAATGGTTCCTGCGTCTTTGGTTGCAGTTCTTTGGTTGTCGTCAAAGTAAGCAGGTACGGTAATAACTGCCTTTTCAATAGGTTCTCCTAAGAAGGATTCTGCATCTTTTTTAATCTTTTGCAAGATTTTTGCAGAGATTTCTTGTGGAGTGTATTGTTTGCCTTGGATAGTTACTTTGTAATCGGTACCCATTTTTCTTTTGATTGCACTGATGGTGTTTTCTGGGTTAGTTACAGCTTGTCTTCTTGCTGGTTCACCAACTAATTGTTGACCGTCTTCAGTGAATGCAACATAACTTGGGAATGCTTTACCGTATTGGCTTGCACCTTCTGCACTTGGAATAACGGTAGGTTTACCACCGACGAGTACAGATGCTGCAGAGTTACTAGTACCTAAGTCAATTCCAATAATTTTTTCTTTTTTAGTATCAGACATAGTTTTCACCTTTACATTTTGTTTTTTAATAAAAGTTATTTTGATTTTTTTTAATTTTCAAATATTTCAATCGTTTAAGATATTTTTAAGTTTTTAAAATATTTGATAATAAAAATTATTTTAATTTTTATTTTTTTAAAATAATTTATAAATATGAATTTTAATTTTTATAATAATTTTTTATCATTGTTTTTATTCTTCTTTTTTAGCTTTTTTGCAAACTCTTACTTTAGAGTATTTGATTACCTTATCCTTTAAGGTGTATCCTTTCATAAGTTCATCAACGATTTCGTTGTTTTCATGATCTGGACTGTCTACAGTAAGCAAAGCTTCATGCTTGAATGGGTCGAACTTTTCTCCTACTGCAGGAATCTCTTCAACACCCTCTTTTTCTAAAGCATTTTTCATTTTGGAATAAATTAATTCTAAACCTTCTCTAAGTTCCTCTTCATTGCTTGAGTTTTCAAGAGCCCTTTCCATATCTTCATAGATATCAAGGAATTTAACAATAAGGCCTTCATTTGCATATCTTATTAAGTCCTGTTTTTGTTTTTCTCCTTGTTTTCTAAAGTTATCAAAGTCTGCTTGAAGTCTTTGAATATGGGATTTTAGCTCTATGATTTCTTCATCTTTCCTCTCAAGGTCTTTGTTTAATTTATCTAATTCGCCGTCTTCACTTTCATCATCTTTTGATGGTTTTTCTTTGCCATCTTCTTGTGAAGACTCATCTTTAGATTCAGAAGGGCTTTCTTCTTTATCCTGAAGTTTGGATTGATCTTCCTCATCAATTTCTTCTTCAGTTTTTTTAGTTTCATTTTTCTTAGCCATTTCTTCACCTTTTATGAATTTATCATAAAGTATTATAATTAGAGAAAGAGAGCGATAAGCTCCTTTAATATTTTGACTTTAATCAAAGAATTCTAGATTTGTTTTCTATCATATGGGTTAATAGAAAAGTGTTTTATGATTTTTAGATTTAGGGTGTGGACTTAAATCTAAAAAAATCTTTGTTTATAGTGTGATTTTTTTAAGAGGATTTTTGAAATGTTCTTTGATTTGTGTTTATCCAGTTTGTTATTATTTGTTAGAATTTTATAGGTTTCTTATAATAACTTTTTGAGTTTAGGCTATTTATCAAGTGAACTTTGATTTTTTGATTTGTTTAAGCTCTATTTTTAATAAATAACCATCGGATTTAGATTTTATTTTGTCAATTTATATTAAAGTAACAAAATGTTATCTTTCTCTATACTTATTATAGTAACAAAATGTTATATAAAGATTTCGGTTTTTAGTAACAAAAAGTTAATATAATACTTATGTCCATATTTTAGTATAGGGAGATTAATATGAAAATATTAATTTGAATCAAGTATAGGAATATCAATATAAAGAAAATCAATTTTAAATAATATCAATTAAATTCAATATATTATTTACTTTTTTAAAATGGTGGAGGTCAAATTATGGAACAAAACCAAAATCAATATGACGATGTTGATATGGAAGCGATTCTTGATGTTATGGGATGTAAGACTAGACGTGATATCATGGATCTCTTAAGGGAAGAGCCAAGATTTGTTAGTGAAATATCTCAAGAGCTCCAAATAGGTCAGAAAGCTATCATTGAGCATTTAAGGGCTATGGAAGATGTCGGTATTTTAACATCTTCAACAAAAAAAGTGGTTAGAGGTCGTCCACGTAAGTATTATGATATGCCAAATGATGTGAATGTGCATATTACAATTACTAAAAACTCATTCAATGTATCTTTTTCTGAAGATTTATTAAATCCTCATAATGATATCAAACAATTGCCTTCTGGTGATGAGTGGTCTAAATTATTGGATATTGAAAAGAGAATAGATCAAGGTCATACAGAAGCTATTGAAGAATTGAAAGCTCAAATACGTTTATATGACAACTTGAAAGAAAGAGCAGAATACATTTTAGAAAGAACTTATAATAGATATTAGATATTAAAAAAATATATTATATAATTATTTTTATTATATAATTATTTTATGAAGAATATTAATAATATAATATTGTTATCTTTTTATTCTCTTTCCATTTTTCTTTCACTTTTTTTATAAAAAAATAGATTTAATAATAAATAATAGATTTAATAATAAAAAATAGAATTATAAATAATAATAATATTATTATAATTTATTTTATCTTATTTTCATCAGCTTATTTTCAAAGATTCTTTAAGTTTACTCCTGCAACTATCGCTTGTCCTAGTGATACTGATCCGTCTCCAGGACAAGAGTTGATGTGTTGAACAAATTCAAATCCTTCTTTTTCCACATATTCTTTAATATGTGCTGTTATTGCTTCGTTATAGAACACTCCACCAGTTGCACCAATTGTTTTGATTCCCTTTTCCTTAGCTGATTCTACAGCAAGCTTTGCAAGTCCAATGCTAACAGCCTTTTGCCCTGCAACAGCTATCTTATTAAGGTTTTCTCCCTCTTCAATCTTGTCTACAACATATCTCATTATTGCTGTAGTGTCAAGAATCATTCTTTTTCCATTTTCATCTTTGTATTCCTTGATGATTATTGGGAAATCTTCTAAAGTATCCTCTTCATTGTAATCATATGCATATGATTCCAATTTCATTGAAGCTTCACCTTCATAGCTACGTTTATCACATATATGGAGTGCAGTAGAAACAGAATCAAGAACTCTTCCGGTACTTGTATTAATTCCAACATTGAGATTGGTTTCCAATTGCCTGAACAAGCTTTTTATTTCAATTGCCCCATGCTGGAATGAGTCTATGTAATTAATGTTCAATAGTTCATTTACATATTCTTCAGTGTACTTTTCACTTTCGTAGTCACTGTTAGGATTAGACAATATGGCAGCCATCATTCTCACAGGATATTTGGTACATAAGTCTCCACCAGGCATCTTCTGAGGCATTAGGGAAGCTGTTCTTTCATATTCCTTAATGTTTGTGTATAATATTTCCCCTCCCCATGAGTTGCCGTCTCCACCATATCCTACTCCATCAGCAGCTATGATAATCATTTCATTGTTTTGGCCATTTGTGTAATGGTCATTCAACAGTGAAATTCCATGAGCATGATGGTGTTGAACTGGTATCAATGGGCAATTGTATTCCTCAGCATATTCCTTTGCAAGTTTTGTTGTGAAGAATTGTGGATGCAAATCGCATGCTATTGCATCGAAACTGTCAGTTTTTGTAATCCTCATCATATGCTTGATTGCTTCTTGCAGGAATTCATAGGTTCTGTACTTGTTTGTATTTCCGATATGTTGTGATACATATGCTTTTGAATTCTTAAGGATTGTAAATGTAACATCAAGTTCCGGTCCAAGTGCAAGAATGTTGAGATTGTCGAATTCAGGATTAAGATTGGTGTATTTTCCTTTTAAGTCATAAGGCTCTGGAGTGTATCCTCTTGATCTTCTTATGAACGCAAGCTCATTGTTTCTGAATCTTGCTACAGAATCATCGCATCTGTTCAATATCCTTCTGTTGTGAATGAGGTAATAGTCAGCTATTGTGTCGAGGTTCTTGAGTATTTCCTCATTTGTAATCATCATTGGCTCTCCAGGAACATTTGCTGAAGTCATTATGTAAGCTGGAGTTTCTGTATGATTGAATAGTAAATGATGCAATGGAGCATATGGCAACATCACTCCAATGTTATGCAATCCTGGTGAAACTGACTTTGCAAAATCATAGCTTTCACTCTTCTTGAGGATTACAATAGGTCTTTCTTTTGACAATAATGTTTCCTCTTCAGCATCTGATACAATCGCATATCCTTTAACGGTTTCAA
This window contains:
- the dnaK gene encoding molecular chaperone DnaK; translation: MSDTKKEKIIGIDLGTSNSAASVLVGGKPTVIPSAEGASQYGKAFPSYVAFTEDGQQLVGEPARRQAVTNPENTISAIKRKMGTDYKVTIQGKQYTPQEISAKILQKIKKDAESFLGEPIEKAVITVPAYFDDNQRTATKDAGTIAGLDVVRLVNEPTAASLAYGIDKQDDDDDVNILVFDLGGGTLDVTIMEFGGGVFEVQSTSGDTQLGGTDMDNALMNYLASEFKAETGIDLMNDDQAVQRLREAAEKAKIELSTTLTSEVNLPFICMGADGKPHNLINNLTRAKLEELVDPIVNKCGQPIKQALDDAKMTKNDIDKIILVGGPTRMPIVQKFVENFIGKPVERGIDPMECVAMGAAIQGGVLAGEIKDLVLLDVTPLSLGIETLGGVSTTLIERNTTIPAKKSQIFSTAADNQPSVDIHVVQGERKMAADNTTLGRFQLVGIPPAPRGMPQIEVTFDIDANGIINVTAQDKGTGKEQSITITSSTKLTDEEIEKAVKEAEMNAEADKKKQEEIEVRNNADSMIYTAEKTINEEEIKDKVSDDERSNIEKLVAELRELISGDDIVAIKEKTDELTKVVQDIGARIYQEAAAAQQAAQGAAGATGADPNAGAGPQDDDDGTIDAEFEEKK
- the hypF gene encoding carbamoyltransferase HypF, producing MKTEKVLVEGIVQGVGFRPFVYRIATELELAGYVRNLGNVVEIIIQGSDDKIADFIFKLQNELPPIAKINNLETEELSDDEKYADFTIKESSDSFSGTSVIPPDLAICDKCLEEINDPNNRRYNYPFNACTDCGPRFTVIENVPYDRDKTTMDDFPLCDECEVEYKNPLDRRYHAEASCCEVCGPSLELYKNDDQTPVKVDCEDPLEETAKLLDEGKIFAIKGIGGTHLVANVMLEDTVNLLRERLGRENQAFAVMSPDIETVKGYAIVSDAEEETLLSKERPIVILKKSESYDFAKSVSPGLHNIGVMLPYAPLHHLLFNHTETPAYIMTSANVPGEPMMITNEEILKNLDTIADYYLIHNRRILNRCDDSVARFRNNELAFIRRSRGYTPEPYDLKGKYTNLNPEFDNLNILALGPELDVTFTILKNSKAYVSQHIGNTNKYRTYEFLQEAIKHMMRITKTDSFDAIACDLHPQFFTTKLAKEYAEEYNCPLIPVQHHHAHGISLLNDHYTNGQNNEMIIIAADGVGYGGDGNSWGGEILYTNIKEYERTASLMPQKMPGGDLCTKYPVRMMAAILSNPNSDYESEKYTEEYVNELLNINYIDSFQHGAIEIKSLFRQLETNLNVGINTSTGRVLDSVSTALHICDKRSYEGEASMKLESYAYDYNEEDTLEDFPIIIKEYKDENGKRMILDTTAIMRYVVDKIEEGENLNKIAVAGQKAVSIGLAKLAVESAKEKGIKTIGATGGVFYNEAITAHIKEYVEKEGFEFVQHINSCPGDGSVSLGQAIVAGVNLKNL
- a CDS encoding nucleotide exchange factor GrpE, translated to MAKKNETKKTEEEIDEEDQSKLQDKEESPSESKDESSQEDGKEKPSKDDESEDGELDKLNKDLERKDEEIIELKSHIQRLQADFDNFRKQGEKQKQDLIRYANEGLIVKFLDIYEDMERALENSSNEEELREGLELIYSKMKNALEKEGVEEIPAVGEKFDPFKHEALLTVDSPDHENNEIVDELMKGYTLKDKVIKYSKVRVCKKAKKEE
- a CDS encoding ArsR family transcriptional regulator codes for the protein MEQNQNQYDDVDMEAILDVMGCKTRRDIMDLLREEPRFVSEISQELQIGQKAIIEHLRAMEDVGILTSSTKKVVRGRPRKYYDMPNDVNVHITITKNSFNVSFSEDLLNPHNDIKQLPSGDEWSKLLDIEKRIDQGHTEAIEELKAQIRLYDNLKERAEYILERTYNRY